One genomic window of Medicago truncatula cultivar Jemalong A17 chromosome 1, MtrunA17r5.0-ANR, whole genome shotgun sequence includes the following:
- the LOC11435388 gene encoding BTB/POZ domain-containing protein NPY1, translated as MKFMKLGSKPDALQSDGKFVRYISSELATDIIIAIGEVKFDLHKFPLLSKSNCLQKLVSKANEDNSDEIYLDDFPGGPKAFEICAKFCYGMTVTLNAYNVVAARCAAEYLEMTEDIDKGNLIFKIDVFLTSSIFRSWKDSIIVLQTAKSLLPWSEDLKIIGRCIDSIASKTSVDPADITWSYTYNRKLTQVDKIVEDKITLKEKIESVPKDWWVEDICELDIDLYKRVMIAVKSKGRMDGVVIGEALKTYAVRWLPDSVDALVSDAHAWRNKSLVETIVCLLPCDNGVGCSCSFLLKLFKVAILVEADESSREELMNSISLKLHEASVKDLLIPARSPGITTYDVDLVQDLLNRYMNNEKRKRDIEVTDMKDKVFGESILGNRAILNLGKLVDSYLGEIAHDPNLSLSSFVDLSQSIPDFARPNHDGFYRAIDIYLKEHPSLTKSEKKNICGLMNVKKLTADASAHAAQNERLPLRVVVQVLYFEQVRAAASARAFANSPRDPSHALINGDEECEKTLGVSCHSLNRQTSRLKIKDDEFRKSVRLDKKSSKNSRSGMQLLPSRSRRIFDKLWNVGSKGHGENRSSETSGSSNSPTSVVLGDTKSSGSSLRHKRHSIS; from the exons atgaagtTTATGAAGTTGGGTTCAAAGCCTGATGCACTTCAATCTGATGGCAAGTTTGTCAG GTACATATCATCTGAATTAGCTACAGATATTATCATAGCTATTGGTGAAGTAAAGTTCGACCTTCACAAG TTCCCTCTACTGTCAAAGAGCAACTGCTTACAGAAGTTGGTGTCGAAGGCTAACGAAGATAATTCAGATGAAATTTACTTGGACGATTTCCCTGGTGGTCCCAAGGCCTTTGAAATATGTGCAAAGTTCTGCTATGGAATGACTGTGACTCTAAATGCTTACAATGTTGTGGCTGCTCGATGTGCAGCGGAGTACCTTGAGATGACAGAGGATATTGATAAaggaaatttgatttttaaaattgacGTGTTCCTTACATCAAGCATCTTTCGTAGCTGGAAGGATTCTATAATTGTTCTTCAAACTGCTAAATCTCTTCTCCCTTGGTCTGAGGATCTGAAGATAATTGGGAGATGCATAGATTCCATAGCATCAAAAACTTCTGTTGATCCGGCAGACATCACTTGGTCTTACACTTACAACCGGAAATTAACACAGGTCGATAAAATCGTTGAGGACAAGATAacattgaaagagaaaattgagtcTGTTCCGAAGGATTGGTGGGTTGAGGATATATGTGAGCTGGACATTGATCTTTATAAAcgtgtaatgattgctgtgaaATCAAAGGGAAGAATGGACGGTGTTGTGATTGGCGAGGCGCTGAAAACCTATGCTGTTAGATGGTTGCCTGATTCTGTTGATGCATTGGTTTCCGATGCTCATGCATGGAGGAACAAATCTCTGGTAGAAACAATTGTGTGTTTATTGCCGTGCGATAACGGTGTCGGTTGTTCCTGTAGTTTCTTGCTGAAATTATTTAAAGTGGCCATACTTGTTGAAGCCGATGAATCATCCAGAGAAGAATTGATGAACAGCATCAGCTTAAAATTGCATGAAGCTTCTGTCAAGGATTTACTGATTCCAGCAAGGTCTCCTGGGATTACTACTTATGATGTTGATTTGGTGCAAGATCTTTTGAATCGATACATGAATAATGAAAAGAGAAAGCGTGATATCGAGGTTACGGACATGAAAGATAAAGTATTTGGTGAATCTATTTTAGGGAATAGGGCGATATTGAATCTCGGCAAGTTGGTTGATAGTTATCTTGGAGAAATTGCACATGATCCTAATCTTAGCCTCTCTAGTTTTGTTGATTTGTCACAGTCAATTCCAGATTTTGCTAGACCAAATCATGACGGTTTTTACAGAGCTATCGATATCTACTTGAAG GAGCACCCAAGTTTGACTAAATCTGAAAAGAAGAATATATGTGGACTGATGAATGTCAAGAAATTGACTGCTGATGCATCGGCACATGCTGCACAGAACGAACGTCTTCCACTTCGAGTTGTAGTGCAGGTCCTATATTTTGAACAAGTTAGAGCTGCAGCCAGTGCCCGAGCATTTGCTAACAGTCCACGTGATCCTTCACATGCCCTGATAAACGGAGACGAGGAATGTGAGAAAACACTGGGAGTGAGCTGCCATTCCCTCAACAGACAAACAAGTCGTTTGAAGATTAAGGATGATGAGTTTCGTAAGAGCGTGAGATTGGATAAGAAGAGTAGCAAAAATAGCAGAAGTGGCATGCAGTTGTTGCCGTCTCGGTCGAGGAGAATATTTGACAAGTTATGGAATGTTGGTAGTAAAGGACATGGAGAGAATAGGAGTTCAGAGACTTCAGGGAGTTCTAATAGTCCAACTTCTGTAGTCCTTGGAGATACAAAATCTTCTGGTTCATCCTTAAGACACAAAAGACATTCTATCTCTTAG
- the LOC120577926 gene encoding uncharacterized protein — translation MAAIETQSVEQVDKESNIEAVKLGSISSLYRGVSDLDQQYLWSQACKEMLLQPRNSTEIYFQQMKLNIDDTPIEYFFCSDWECTRRESGSLLSTMRNQKCYCGRVLDKDVAPEHLSLGNGFVEETATFIISDDLFVMPNVLATVVHLHQKLGIDTNDTIVEQTVEISKKEVVDLLKLSLFSNSPLTDLILKKNQFVDKFYQSNQKI, via the exons ATGGCTGCCATTGAAACTCAATCCGTTGAACAAGTTGACAAA GAGTCAAATATTGAAGCAGTGAAACTTGGCAGCATAAGCTCATTGTATCGAGGTGTATCGGATCTTGATCAACAATATCTATGGTCACAGGCATGCAAAGAAATGCTGCTGCAGCCAAGAAACTCCACGGAAATTTATTTCCAGCAGATGAAACTAAACATTGATGACACACCAATTGAGTACTTCTTCTGTAGTGATTGGGAGTGTACTAGAAGAGAAAGTGGGAGTCTTTTGAGCACTATGAGGAATCAAAAATGTTATTGTGGTAGAGTACTGGACAAAGATGTGGCTCCAGAACATCTGAGTTTAGGAAATGGCTTTGTTGAAGAAACTGCTACTTTTATCATTTCCGACGATCTTTTTGTGATGCCTAATGTTTTGGCAACAGTTGTACATCTACATCAGAAGCTTGGAATTGATACCAATGACACTATTGTCGAACAAACTGTGGAAATAAGCAAGAAAGAG GTAGTTGATCTTCTCAAATTATCATTGTTCTCAAACTCCCCTTTGACAGATTTAATCTTAAAGAAGAATCAATTTGTTGATAAATTTTACCAAAGCAatcaaaaaatttga